A genome region from Fusarium musae strain F31 chromosome 5, whole genome shotgun sequence includes the following:
- a CDS encoding hypothetical protein (EggNog:ENOG41), which produces MFKAVTEFFRPKATRTLHYAHLKNNTHPTWYKDSGLRKNVWHCVGFYFAVFYLGFDASLMNGLQAIPQWEEYFNYPSGNTLGLISASLFLPAIVTPFAASWINGLWGRKWCLAVGSVLLILGAFLNAFAKDIGTFIGGRVIIGAAGPFGKITGIALLQELAHPRLRPYVATAYYSNYYVGQIVAAWFCYGTLFWPDTEWRWRAPCLFQAFAPAVVLVHLLFVPESPRWLIDHDRSEEALKVLADEHANGDLNDELVRYEFDEICQALQLEKESNNAKYSDFLKTPGNRRRLLVLVTMGTGSNWVGNGIIAYYLSPALKLVGITSSSAIAGINGGMAIWSLIWAYAGAMSAERLGRRTLWITGTAGMCVAYTIITGLSGSFAENPSHGVGIAVVPMMYLFKTFYCISWSPLPFAYGAEILPYNLRLKGLSIELSVQSVALAFNQWVNPVALEAIAWKYYIVYIAVIAMYLVLILFFFPETRNMTIEEVSVLFDTGRKGDAAAATSKFHNNQSKMDDMLDDGDDADKEPTVSRVERA; this is translated from the exons ATGTTCAAGGCAGTGACCGAATTCTTCAGGCCAAAGGCCACCAGGACCTTGCACTATGCTcatctcaagaacaacacaCATCCGACGTGGTACAAGGACTCGGGCCTGCGTAAGAATGTCTGGCACTGTGTCGGCTTCTACTTCGCTGTCTTCTACCTTGGCTTCGACGCCTCCCTCATGAACGGTCTCCAAGCGATCCCCCAATGGGAAGAATACTTCAACTATCCATCTGGAAACACGCTGGGTCTAATCTCAGCCAGTCTTTTCCTCCCAGCCATCGTCACACCCTTCGCAGCATCGTGGATCAATGGACTTTGGGGGAGGAAGTGGTGTTTGGCTGTTGGTTCAGTATTGTTAATTCTTGGTGCTTTCCTCAACGCTTTTGCAAAGGACATTGGAACGTTTATCGGCGGTAGAGTTATTATCGGTGCGGCTGGACCTTTCGGAAAGATCACTGGCATTGCACTTCTTCAGGAACTGGCGCATCCTCGTCTGAGACCATATGTTGCGACGGCGTATTACAGCAACTATTATGTTGGCCAGATAGTCGCTGCGTGGTTTTGCTATGGCACACTGTTTTGGCCGGATACGGAGTGGAGATGGCGAGCACCCTGCCTCTTCCAAGCCTTTGCACCAGCCGTTGTCCTTGTTCACCTTCTTTTTGTACCCGAAAGCCCTCGATGGCTCATCGACCACGACCGATCTGAAGAAGCCCTCAAGGTTCTTGCAGACGAACATGCCAACGGCGACCTCAACGACGAGTTAGTTCGATACGAGTTCGATGAAATTTGCCAAGCTTTACAGTTGGAGAAAGAGAGCAATAATGCTAAGTACAGCGACTTTCTCAAAACACCTGGTAACAGACGGCGACTCCTTGTTCTAGTTACCATGGGCACGGGCTCCAACTGGGTTGGCAATGGTATCATCGCTTATTACCTGTCACCAGCCCTCAAGCTCGTTGGCATCACTTCATCCAGTGCGATCGCGGGCATCAACGGTGGCATGGCGATCTGGTCTCTTATATGGGCATATGCGGGAGCCATGAGTGCTGAGCGTCTTGGTAGACGCACGCTTTGGATCACAGGCACAGCTGGCATGTGCGTCGCTTACACAATCATCACTGGTCTTAGCGGTTCCTTTGCTGAGAACCCATCCCATGGTGTCGGTATTGCTGTGGTCCCAATGATGTACCTCTTCAAGACCTTTTACTGTATCAGCTGGTCGCCGTTACCATTTGCCTACGGCGCTGAGATCCTTCCGTATAATCTGAGATTGAAGGGCTTGAGTATTGAACTAAGTGTTCAGAGTGTTGCATTAGCTTTCAATCAATGGGTAAACCCTGTTGCACTTGAGGCAATTGCGTGGAAATA CTATATCGTCTACATTGCTGTCATTGCCATGTATCTTGTTCTTATCCTATTCTTCTTCCCTGAGACAAG AAACATGACTATTGAGGAGGTTTCCGTCCTCTTTGACACAGGACGAAAGGGTGATGCGGCGGCAGCTACTAGCAAGTTTCACAATAATCAGTCGAAGATGGATGATatgcttgatgatggagacgaTGCCGATAAAGAACCTACTGTTTCACGAGTGGAGAGAGCTTAA
- a CDS encoding hypothetical protein (EggNog:ENOG41) — protein MKELLRDRISHAQSVIDLYESSTQVPEKEIQPLNPYESNLQQLEPFEYMESRTFGHVLFSPYFGLSSSSPARFRDWVLIELDQKKHQTLVKEFGNTVPETLSPVFMEPQFMLWDYFNPGRKRTICLVPGAHIYTQTGVMPEAEMRCPDFGFAVPGKTVVGEDFTRICMYGSASGARHGVNNTARSVRRIIGDFLIVSEEWCILDSIECEKREPFSRQGDSGASVMGDDGRVAAILTSGAQGGNQGMHHVSYATPIEWLLDDIRGHGYDVEWMGKEIPLDYFHNRL, from the exons ATGAAGGAATTACTCCGTGACCGAATCAGTCATGCCCAGTCCGTGATCGACCTTTATGAGTCCTCCACTCAAGTCCCCGAAAAGGAGATCCAACCCCTCAACCCCTACGAA AGTAACCTACAGCAACTTGAGCCTTTCGAGTACATGGAATCGCGAACCTTTGGTCACGTTCTTTTTTCACCATACTTTGGGTTGAGCAGTTCCTCGCCTGCCCGCTTCCGCGACTGGGTTTTGATAGAGCTGGATCAGAAGAAGCACCAAACGCTGGTGAAGGAGTTTGGAAACACGGTACCCGAGACTCTTTCTCCAGTCTTTATGGAGCCCCAGTTTATGCTTTGGGACTATTTTAACCCGGGACGAAAGCGGACAATTTGCCTGGTTCCCGGGGCTCATATATACACTCAGACTGGTGTCATGCCGGAAGCTGAAATGAGATGCCCTGACTTTGGCTTCGCAGTGCCAGGAAAGACAGTTGTTGGGGAGGATTTCACGAGGATATGCATGTATGGTAGCGCTAGCGGAGCAAGGCACGGTGTCAACAATACAGCTAGGTCTGTTCGACGAATTATTGGAGACTTTCTGATAGTTTCTGAAGAATGGTGCATCCTGGACTCTATTGAGTGTGAAAAGAGGGAGCCTTTCTCTAGGCAGGGAGATTCGGGCGCCAGTGTCATGGGAGATGATGGTCGTGTCGCGGCAATTCTGACGTCTGGTGCCCAGGGCGGTAACCAAGGAATGCATCATGTCTCGTATGCAACGCCCATTGAGTGGCTGTTGGACGATATTAGAGGACACGGATATGACGTGGAGTGGATGGGCAAAGAAATCCCTCTGGATTATTTCCACAACCGTCTCTAA
- a CDS encoding hypothetical protein (EggNog:ENOG41) — protein sequence MGELPATPPSRKEFRSYYSGLPDCPYLVARSTMTPWNGPVYDWDVYDRILDPVEKHAVVPLWNDSTGPMRRKILEAVQDIDWNAIDILRCGSADSNDRHLVRPVILFVSVKPESTTWLDGRAVTLKCRDVLQEHGINDVEVEIKESRIT from the coding sequence ATGGGCGAACTACCCGCCACCCCTCCGAGTAGAAAGGAATTCCGCAGCTACTATAGTGGGCTTCCAGACTGTCCATATCTTGTTGCGCGATCTACGATGACTCCATGGAATGGTCCAGTATATGATTGGGACGTCTATGACAGAATACTTGACCCTGTCGAAAAGCACGCTGTTGTTCCACTATGGAATGACTCTACAGGCCCAATGCGTCGGAAGATTCTCGAAGCTGTACAGGATATTGACTGGAACGCTATCGACATCCTCCGTTGCGGTTCCGCTGATTCCAACGATCGTCACCTTGTCCGACCAGTCATCCTTTTCGTATCAGTAAAGCCCGAATCGACAACATGGCTGGACGGAAGAGCCGTGACCCTTAAATGCCGCGACGTTCTACAAGAACACGGTATCAACgacgttgaagttgagatcaAGGAGTCCAGAATCACATAG
- a CDS encoding hypothetical protein (EggNog:ENOG41), with product MKVSLSSWLAAACMFAAALVFPQMGAEQLKTYQEHAKRSPAACPYSEEKRDTGKCPLAKERRAAKFDAKKQRISVSGKHEFLPPNLKAGDQRGLCLRLNALVNHGYLPRNGVADMQTITKATNEVYGMSLDLGGFLAVYGTVFNGNPVSLNPGYSIGGPSRFSQKILNGGGLFGTPSGLSGSHNKYEPDVSATRGDVYVTGNNYHVILERFVEYWSAIRENIPAPEQHSALTSFHYQSFQESEKTNSHFFYSPFAGVLVSPSAYSFRPRMMASHSDKYPEGHLSREVFTNLFGVKGSNFKVNQGWKRIPENWYHRPVEDGFSTPDFLVDVLEHAVKHPRLLNIGGNTDKLNSFSGVDIGDLTGGVFNTAMLLKGENLECFVMQIIMAAAPDVLGSQFTDVTKALTPLADKLRQLLAGKTCPKLQKVNTKLFEKFPGYTESYGSYAGVSKNLCAV from the exons ATGAAAGTCTCTTTGTCTTCGTGGCTCGCAGCAGCCTGCATGTTTGCAGCAGCTCTTGTATTCCCTCAAATGGGCGCCGAGCAGCTTAAGACTTATCAAGAGCACGCCAAGCGAAGCCCTGCAGCATGCCCTTACTccgaagagaagagggataCAGGCAAGTGCCCCTTAGCGAAGGAGAGGCGAGCTGCAAAATTCGATGCCAAGAAACAGCGCATCAGCGTTTCTGGCAAGCATGAGTTCCTACCCCCCAATCTCAAAGCAGGTGATCAAAGAG GACTCTGTCTTAGACTCAATGCCTTGGTCAACCATGGCTACCTTCCGAGAAACGGTGTCGCAGACATGCAAACCATCACCAAGGCCACTAACGAGGTCTACGGCATGAGCCTTGACCTCGGTGGTTTCCTCGCCGTCTATGGCACCGTCTTCAACGGCAACCCAGTCTCCCTTAACCCCGGCTACTCCATTGGCGGTCCAAGCCGCTTCAGTCAGAAAATTCTCAACGGTGGCGGTCTTTTCGGTACTCCATCTGGCCTAAGCGGTAGTCATAATAAGTATGAGCCTGATGTCAGCGCCACGAGAGGAGATGTCTACGTGACTGGGAACAACTACCACGTCATACTCGAGCGCTTCGTGGAGTATTGGAGTGCCATTCGCGAAAATATTCCTGCACCTGAGCAACACTCTGCTCTTACATCCTTCCACTACCAGAGCTTCCAGGAGTCGGAAAAGACCAATAGTCACTTCTTCTATTCGCCTTTTGCTGGAGTTTTGGTCTCACCTTCTGCGTATTCCTTCCGTCCTCGCATGATGGCCAGTCACTCCGATAAGTATCCTGAAGGCCATCTTTCGCGTGAGGTCTTTACCAATCTCTTTGGTGTTAAAGGCAGCAACTTCAAAGTCAACCAAGGCTGGAAGCGTATCCCGGAGAACTGGTACCACCGACCTGTCGAAGACGGTTTCTCCACTCCTGACTTCCTCGTCGATGTCTTGGAGCATGCTGTCAAGCATCCTCGTCTGTTGAACATCGGCGGCAACACCGACAAGCTGAACTCCTTCTCGGGCGTCGATATCGGCGATCTCACTGGTGGCGTCTTCAATACTGCGATGCTGTTGAAAGGCGAGAATCTTGAGTGTTTTGTTATgcagatcatcatggctgctgcACCCGATGTTCTTGGAAGCCAGTTCACTGATGTGACCAAGGCGCTGACGCCGTTGGCGGACAAGCTTCGACAGCTTCTTGCTGGGAAGACTTGTCCCAAGCTGCAGAAGGTCAACACGAAGTTGTTTGAGAAGTTCCCTGGTTACACTGAATCGTACGGAAGCTATGCTGGTGTCTCCAAGAACCTCTGCGCGGTGTGA
- a CDS encoding hypothetical protein (EggNog:ENOG41), protein MRFSALLVAFGLAGAGLAAPYNSNGASLIDRRQALNGLVNDVNNALAVTVSGLLDELGDALNKGDREKTLDTLQKLKATKKPKNVGQASSIAEKVVKSKPDNIVEYSARLIANGIISGSTDDLLSYAQGLGSAQNGNNNQNPDPPKSVYPKAASCDAPYSVSEDKLRSAIFIPDTFTYGEKLPVILFPGTGATGWTSFRGSFIPLLTGVDWADPVWVNVPEFLLGDAQVNAEYAAYALNYIASLTNRSVAIIGWSQGNIDTQWAFKYWPSTRKVTTDHVAISADYKGTILANFVDLSGITNTPSVVQQEAGSNFIKTLRSDGGDSGYVPTTSLYSSFLDEIVQPQEGTGASAYLLDERNVGVTNAEVQNVCAGKPGGSFYTHESMLINPLSFALAKDALTHDGPGKVSRLDLGTVCASSLAPGLGLEDLLITENAIVIAGISLVTYLPKVKEEPAIKEYALETAGAC, encoded by the exons ATGCGGTTCTCGGCACTGCTTGTAGCTTTTGGATTGGCCGGCGCTGGGCTTGCAGCACCATACAATTCGAATGGAGCGTCGCTTATTGACAGACGACAGGCTTTGAATGGTCTCGTCAATGACGTTAATAACGCCCTGGCTGTGACAGTCAGCGGTCTGCTCGATGAACTCGGCGATGCCTTGAACAAGGGAGATAGGGAAAAGACACTTGATACgctgcagaagctgaaggCCACAAAAAAGCCAAAGAATGTTGGCCAAGCATCATCTATCGCTGAAAAGGTCGTAAAGTCAAAACCCGACAACATCGTCGAGTACAGCGCGCGATTGATAGCAAACGGTATCATCTCGGGATCAACAGATGATCTACTGAGCTACGCCCAAGGCCTTGGTTCTGCACAGAATGGAAACAACAACCA AAACCCTGACCCACCAAAGAGCGTCTACCCCAAGGCGGCGAGCTGCGATGCGCCGTATTCGGTAAGCGAGGACAAGCTCAGgtctgccatcttcatcccaGACACTTTCACCTACGGTGAAAAGCTACCTGTGATTCTATTCCCCGGTACCGGAGCTACCGGATGGACCTCATTTCGGGGCAGCTTCATCCCATTGCTTACCGGTGTGGACTGGGCTGATCCTGTATGGGTCAACGTGCCTGAATTTCTCCTTGGCGATGCGCAGGTCAATGCCGAGTACGCTGCATACGCGCTCAATTACATCGCCTCTCTCACCAACCGAAGCGTTGCTATTATCGGTTGGTCGCAGGGCAACATTGACACTCAATGGGCATTCAAGTACTGGCCATCGACTCGCAAAGTCACGACCGACCATGTCGCCATCAGCGCAGATTACAAGGGCACTATCCTCGCCAATTTCGTCGACCTCTCAGGAATCACCAACACGCCGTCTGTTGTTCAGCAAGAAGCTGGTAGCAATTTTATCAAGACTCTTCGCTCGGACGGCGGTGACTCCGGATATGTACCGACAACAAGCCTGTACTCCAGCTTCCTGGATGAGATTGTCCAGCCGCAAGAGGGCACCGGAGCTTCTGCTTACTTGCTCGACGAAAGAAACGTCGGCGTCACAAATGCCGAAGTGCAAAATGTCTGCGCCGGAAAGCCAGGTGGTTCATTTTATACGCATGAGAGCATGCTCATAAATCCTCTCAGTTTCGCGTTGGCCAAAGACGCGCTCACTCATGATGGTCCAGGAAAGGTCTCCAGGCTGGACTTGGGAACAGTCTGCGCCTCATCTTTGGCTCCGGGACTTGGATTGGAAGATCTTTTAATCACTGAAAACGCGATTGTGATTGCAGGTATTTCTCTTGTCACGTATTTGCccaaggtaaaggaagagcCGGCGATTAAGGAATACGCTTTAGAGACAGCGGGGGCGTGTTAG
- a CDS encoding hypothetical protein (EggNog:ENOG41), whose translation MASKKPIVLRIGEDIKYNHDFYNNVFTKRFDVIANEEPDRDSFIKALKENKYGQFSAIYRPHFQSGGEMGQWDEELISLLPPSVRIFASAGAGFNWADVDALGRRRIWYANGAGASDEAVSDTALFMILSVFRNFWLSQRGARTCDPDEFQRMHKLIATISYNPRGHVLGIVGLGNISKLVARKAGLALGMKVHYYDVVRSPPEVEEELQATYHSSLNELLGIADCITLHTPLNAHTQDLINKEAFAAMKDGARLVNTARGQIVNEDALIEALKSGKISAAGLDVHYHEPQVSKELAAMDNVTLTCHNGGAAITTRINFELMAMENILRVVDENGEFCGEPTTAVNRKAFELASS comes from the exons ATGGCGTCAAAGAAACCCATTGTTCTCCGCATAGGCGAGGATATCAAGTATAATCATGACTTTTACAACAATGTCTTTACTAAACGATTTGACGTTATCGCGAACGAAGAACCTGATAGAGATTCATTTATCAAAGCACTAAAAGAGAACAA ATATGGCCAATTCTCGGCGATATATCGTCCACACTTCCAAAGCGGTGGTGAGATGGGCCAATGGGATGAAGAACTCATATCACTTCTGCCACCCTCAGTCCGGATCTTTGCGTCGGCTGGTGCAGGCTTCAACTGGGCAGATGTCGATGCTCTCGGTCGTCGCCGCATCTGGTATGCGAATGGAGCCGGTGCCAGCGATGAAGCCGTATCCGATACTGCTCTGTTCATGATCCTATCGGTTTTCCGAAACTTCTGGCTTTCACAGCGTGGTGCACGCACATGTGATCCAGATGAATTCCAAAGGATGCACAAACTCATTGCGACCATCTCTTATAATCCTCGAGGTCACGTCCTTGGTATCGTCGGTCTTGGTAACATCAGCAAACTAGTTGCCCGTAAAGCAGGTCTTGCTCTGGGCATGAAGGTTCACTATTACGATGTGGTTCGCTCACCTCCAGAAGTCGAGGAGGAACTTCAAGCCACATATCATTCATCTCTTAACGAGCTTCTGGGTATCGCGGATTGCATTACTCTACATACCCCGCTCAACGCTCATACTCAAGacctcatcaacaaagaAGCATTTGCAGCAATGAAAGATGGTGCGAGACTCGTTAACACAGCAAGAGGGCAGATTGTCAATGAAGACGCGTTGATCGAAGCGCTCAAGAGTGGCAAGATCTCAGCTGCGGGTCTAGATGTTCATTACCACGAACCTCAAGTGTCAAAAGAACTTGCAGCTATGGACAACGTCACGCTGACTTGCCATAATGGAGGAGCGGCGATTACGACTAGAATTAACTTTGAGCTAATGGCTATGGAAAACATCCTAAGAGTGGTGGACGAGAATGGAGAGTTTTGCGGCGAGCCGACTACGGCAGTGAACCGCAAGGCCTTTGAACTGGCTTCTTCGTAG
- a CDS encoding hypothetical protein (EggNog:ENOG41~MEROPS:MER0182135) — MVLQNSTLTAMSILTIFLILSQVCSFYSVQALSLARDTIDRSSTIERLDFSQSAHTLDSASSFQVEFEVPYERQRITLNLQPSRNVVSRLTTVQHINSTDNHDFVTDIQSQHPLLYKGVAFVNDIDKQAQRRVGWARVMVRYRQGRHVIEGTFTNDGTYHHISLDSNYVQARQIQDGQLRKRSERMVVWKRTRDEGDGTLSQRSSSDEPTCQAHRYNDRRRQTSGEQDTHHPLLARQDVNDWFDPRDVIGSTDGCPNSRRVALIGIAADCSYTAEFDNMQDARDNIISQVNIASQVYEDTFNIALAIQNLTISDSSCPSDAPRSMPWNLPCTANVDINDRLNLFTQWRGRLRDDNAVWSLFSACRSGSTVGIAWIGSLCNRSRGSSWGRGGTASANVVVRTASEWQVFAHELAHNLGASHDCTSGDCGTSGYSPSDDCCPRSETTCDARNQYIMNPQSSPGLEEFSPCTIGTICTGIGEEHVDTSCLVSEDEVPDINDSQCGNGIVEPGESCDCGGEDRCPADSCCNPSTCQLRSGADLPRKHSLLRSRRDMRRKFKSMPR; from the exons ATGGTTCTCCAAAATTCCACTCTCACTG CTATGAGTATCTTGACCATTTTCTTGATCCTTTCTCAGGTCTGCTCCTTTTATTCTGTTCAAG CATTGTCTCTCGCTAGAGATACTATTGATCGATCATCAACAATTGAGAGACTGGACTTTTCTCAAAGTGCACATACTCTCGACTCAGCATCGTCATTCCAGGTCGAATTTGAGGTTCCTTATGAGCGCCAACGGATCACACTGAACCTACAGCCTTCGAGAAATGTTGTATCGCGCCTCACTACCGTTCAGCACATTAATTCCACAGACAACCATGATTTCGTCACTGATATTCAGAGTCAACATCCATTACTCTACAAGGGCGTAGCCTTTGTAAATGACATCGACAAGCAGGCGCAAAGAAGAGTAGGATGGGCAAGAGTAATGGTGCGATATCGCCAAGGCCGACATGTCATTGAGGGCACTTTCACAAATGACGGTACTTACCACCATATCTCGCTGGATTCGAATTACGTCCAGGCACGACAAATTCAGGACGGGCAACTCAGAAAGAGATCTGAACGAATGGTAGTATGGAAGCGAACTAGGGATGAAGGCGACGGAACCTTGTCGCAAAGATCATCTTCAGATGAGCCGACATGTCAGGCTCACAGATACAATGATCGACGGCGCCAGACCTCTGGTGAACAGGATACACACCATCCTCTACTGGCCCGTCAAGACGTCAACGATTGGTTTGACCCGAGAGATGTTATTGGGTCTACAGATGGGTGCCCCAACTCCCGGAGAGTTGCTTTGATCGGCATCGCCGCCGACTGCTCATACACTGCAGAATTCGACAATATGCAGGATGCTCGCGATAACATCATTTCGCAAGTGAATATCGCATCGCAAGTCTACGAAGACACTTTCAACATCGCTCTAGCCATTCAAAATTTAACTATAAGCGAttcatcttgtccttctgACGCACCACGATCAATGCCATGGAACCTTCCCTGCACAGCAAACGTCGACATAAACGACCGCTTGAACTTGTTCACGCAATGGAGGGGCAGACTACGTGATGATAACGCTGTATGGTCTCTCTTCAGCGCCTGTCGAAGCGGCTCAACTGTTGGAATCGCCTGGATCGGAAGTCTGTGCAATCGATCACGAGGATCATCATGGGGGCGCGGTGGGACAGCCTCTGCGAACGTTGTTGTGCGCACTGCTTCGGAATGGCAGGTCTTTGCGCATGAGCTGGCGCATAACCTTGGAGCTTCTCACGACTGTACATCAGGTGATTGCGGGACGTCAGGATACTCGCCTTCTGATGATTGCTGTCCCCGAAGTGAGACTACCTGCGATGCCCGAAACCAATACATCATGAACCCGCAAAGCTCTCCCGGCTTGGAGGAGTTCTCACCATGTACCATCGGAACCATCTGCACAGGCATTGGCGAGGAGCACGTTGACACGAGTTGTCTTGTTAGTGAGGACGAGGTCCCCGATATTAACGACAGTCAATGTGGCAACGGTATCGTCGAGCCTGGCGAGTCATGCGACTGTGGTGGTGAAGACCGATGCCCTGCAGATTCCTGCTGCAACCCTTCAACCTGTCAACTCCGCAGTGGCGCAGA TCTGCCGCGAAAGCACAGCCTCTTGCGATCCCGAAGAGACATGCGACGGAAGTTCAAGTCAATGCCCCGTTGA
- a CDS encoding hypothetical protein (EggNog:ENOG41~CAZy:AA3), with protein MRCNVLSPSLLALSLSTSVTARPEIPFISTLLDPLQHIVKSAYAGDGLKVGHLGELGGIPGVDAEYDYVVVGGGTAGNTIGYRLAKAGYSVAIVEAGPFLEISKPILATSPGGVTAGSGASLLDSNPLRDWRFTTTAQKGADDREIHYARGKVLGGSSQLNFLVYHRPTNGTMAKWAEDVGDDSYTWEQMLPHFQKSPSFTPPDNEKRNVTTDYDASAFSTEKGPLQISYANYVPSWAVLVEKGLKSLGFKGIDGFSSGSLLGYAYTTTTVQPKTATRSASDDFVKTARSEKLKTLKVYTESLAKKVTFDDDKKATGVEVSSVGIDYTLKAKKEVIVSGGAFQSPQVLMVSGVGPKQHLEELDIPVVADLPGVGQNLWDHVLFGPSFEVQGLEDTLSVAINNDTVFQGALDAYAQQQAGPLTSNQVELLGWEKAPEKYRSKFSNETLRDLATFPDDWPEMEIIPLNVYSEDWSFPILQQPTDGKKYTSLNGALVAPLSRGNITLRTNSTTDAPLINPNFLAKKADQEVAVALFRRLREIAKSTPLKDTVLKEVYPGEEHESDEQILAVLRDTLMTVWHAACTCKMGKKDDDMAVLDSKARVYGVKGLRVVDASAFPVLIPGHPVGTVYALAEKIAHDIITEEKSGGSAYQVDIDVEVS; from the exons ATGCGCTGCAACGTCTTGTCACCTTCGCTCTTGGCGCTCAGCCTTTCGACCAGTGTCACTGCTCGTCCCGAGATTCCTTTTATCAGTACACTTCTCGACCCCTTGCAGCATATCGTCAAGTCTGCTTATGCTGGTGATGGACTTAAGGTCGGACACCTTGGCGAACTGGGTGGCATTCCGGGTGTCGACGCCGAATACGACTACGTCGTTGTAGGAGGAGGCACAGCGGGAAACACCATTGGCTACAGACTCGCAAAGGCTGGTTACAGTGTCGCTATTGTTGAAGCTGGTCCTTTTCTTGAGATCTCCAAGCCTATTCTTGCGACATCGCCTGGCGGAGTGACGGCCGGTAGTGGTGCAAGTCTTCTGGACTCTAACCCTCTGCGCGATTGGAGATTCACGACAACGGCGCAGAAAGGCGCTGATGATCGCGAGATTCACTATGCTCGTGGAAAGGTTCTTGGTGGCTCCTCTCAGCTCAACTTTCTGGTGTACCACCGACCGACCAACGGTACTATGGCCAAGTGGGCTGAAGATGTCGGAGATGATAGCTATAC atGGGAGCAGATGTTGCCTCACTTCCAGAAGAGCCCCTCGTTTACACCACCAGACAATGAGAAGCGCAACGTGACAACCGACTACGACGCTTCCGCATTCTCCACGGAGAAGGGCCCTCTTCAGATCAGCTACGCCAACTACGTCCCTTCCTGGGCTGTTCTCGTAGAGAAGGGTCTCAAGTCCCTCGGATTCAAGGGTATCGATGGTTTCAGCAGCGGTAGTCTTCTCGGCTACGCATACACCACAACAACTGTCCAGCCCAAGACCGCTACCCGAAGTGCTTCCGATGACTTTGTCAAGACTGCTCGAagtgagaagctcaagactcTCAAGGTGTACACCGAGAGCCTTGCCAAGAAGGTGACCTTcgatgatgacaagaaggCTACTGGCGTTGAGGTCAGCTCTGTCGGTATTGATTACACCCTCAAGGCTAAGAAGGAGGTCATCGTCAGTGGCGGAGCTTTCCAGTCACCTCAGGTTCTCATGGTTTCCGGTGTTGGACCCAAGCAGCATCTGGAGGAGCTTGACATTCCTGTAGTTGCTGACCTTCCTGGTGTTGGCCAGAACCTCTGGGATCACGTCCTCTTCGGACCCTCGTTTGAAGTCCAAGGTCTTGAGGACACTCTTAGCGTGGCTATCAACAACGACACTGTTTTCCAAGGCGCGCTTGATGCCTATGCTCAGCAGCAAGCTGGTCCCCTGACATCCAACCAGGTCGAGCTCCTGGGTTGGGAGAAGGCTCCTGAGAAGTATCGATCCAAGTTCTCTAATGAGACTCTCAGAGATCTTGCGACCTTCCCTGATGACTGGCCTGAGATGGAGATCATCCCCCTCAACGTCTACTCCGAGGACTGGTCATTTCCTATCCTGCAGCAGCCCACCGATGGAAAGAAGTACACCAGTCTTAACGGTGCCTTGGTCGCACCTCTGTCCCGCGGCAACATCACTCTTCGAACAAACTCAACCACCGACGCTcctctcatcaaccccaacttcctcgccaagaaggccgatCAAGAAGTTGCCGTCGCGTTGTTCCGTCGTCTCCGAGAAATCGCCAAGTCTACTCCTCTGAAGGACACCGTGCTCAAGGAGGTGTACCCTGGAGAGGAGCACGAGTCAGACGAGCAGATCCTCGCTGTTCTTCGTGACACTCTCATGACTGTTTGGCACGCTGCTTGTACTTGCAAGATgggcaagaaggatgatgacaTGGCTGTTCTGGACTCCAAGGCTCGTGTTTATGGTGTCAAGGGTCTCCGAGTTGTCGATGCCTCTGCTTTCCCTGTTCTTATTCCTGGCCACCCTGTCGGTACAGTGTATGCGTTGGCCGAGAAGATTGCACATGATATCATTACGGAGGAGAAGAGTGGAGGCTCCGCATACCAGGTCGATATTGATGTCGAGGTTTCTTGA